In Streptomyces longhuiensis, the following proteins share a genomic window:
- a CDS encoding ABC transporter ATP-binding protein: MTTTTKPDRTPQDPAAEDGEELRLPSPGDPFDQDDLPTPKGATGALLRSLLAPSRRTVWLAVLCLLLQQAAVQAGPLLVAYAIDSAVPAFRASDHGPLIAVAVGYLLAASCSSLFQFAFVQVSARVNQNVLLDLRGRIFRHAQALSVDFHDRYTSGRLISRATTDVESLRELLAEGLQELINIILASVYITAMLLWLDVGIGTVAALSFLPLAVLIQLYRRRAARVYAERSSAIARVIVKFAETMNGIRPVRAFRRERANDADFAGLNHRHERVNGDALLEMARYVVGSRLLANTAVAGMVLWGAYRVADGTLELGVLAAAVLFIRRLYDPIDRLAMFLNSYESAAASLRKIAGLLHQTPTVPEPSSPRDLPELAGDRPGREVVFDQVSFGYRTGGEVLPRFDLTLPAGQTVAVVGSTGAGKSTLAKLLARFYDPSAGRVLLDGVDLRDLGTAELRRGVVMVTQEAFLFSGTVAENIAIGRPEASREEIEHAAKAIGAHDFITALPDGYDTDVRKRGGRISAGQRQLVAFARALLADPAVLILDEATSSLDIPGERAVQRAMLTVLRGRTAVVIAHRLSTVEIADRVLVMEHGRIAEDGTPDQLICGTGAFADLHRAWRESVVG; encoded by the coding sequence ATGACCACGACGACCAAGCCGGACCGTACGCCGCAGGATCCGGCCGCCGAGGACGGCGAGGAACTGCGGCTCCCCTCCCCCGGCGACCCCTTCGACCAGGACGATCTGCCCACCCCCAAGGGCGCGACCGGCGCGTTGCTGCGCTCGCTGCTCGCGCCGAGCCGGCGCACGGTGTGGCTGGCCGTGCTGTGTCTGCTGCTCCAGCAGGCCGCCGTGCAGGCGGGGCCGCTGCTCGTCGCGTACGCCATCGACAGCGCGGTGCCCGCCTTCCGTGCCAGTGACCACGGCCCGCTGATCGCGGTCGCGGTCGGCTATCTCCTGGCGGCGTCCTGCTCCAGCCTCTTCCAGTTCGCGTTCGTGCAGGTGTCGGCGCGGGTGAACCAGAACGTGCTGCTCGATCTGCGCGGCCGGATCTTCCGGCACGCGCAGGCCCTCAGCGTCGACTTCCACGACCGCTACACGTCCGGGCGGCTCATCTCCCGCGCGACGACGGACGTCGAGTCCCTGCGCGAGCTGCTGGCCGAGGGGCTCCAGGAGCTCATCAACATCATCCTGGCCTCCGTGTACATCACGGCGATGCTGCTCTGGCTCGACGTCGGCATCGGCACCGTGGCGGCCCTGTCGTTCCTGCCGCTCGCCGTCCTCATCCAGCTGTACCGGCGGCGCGCGGCCCGGGTGTACGCGGAGCGGTCATCGGCGATCGCGCGCGTCATCGTCAAGTTCGCCGAGACGATGAACGGGATCAGGCCGGTGCGCGCCTTCCGCCGCGAGCGCGCCAACGACGCGGACTTCGCCGGGCTGAACCACCGTCACGAGCGGGTCAACGGGGACGCGCTGCTCGAGATGGCGCGCTACGTCGTCGGCTCCCGTCTCCTCGCGAACACCGCCGTGGCCGGAATGGTCCTGTGGGGCGCCTACCGTGTCGCCGACGGCACGCTCGAACTGGGCGTCCTCGCGGCCGCCGTGCTGTTCATCCGCCGCCTGTACGACCCCATCGACCGGCTCGCGATGTTCCTCAACTCCTATGAGTCGGCGGCGGCCTCGCTGCGCAAGATCGCGGGGCTGCTGCACCAGACGCCGACGGTGCCGGAGCCGTCGTCGCCGCGCGATCTGCCCGAGCTCGCCGGCGACCGTCCGGGCCGCGAGGTCGTCTTCGACCAGGTCTCGTTCGGCTATCGCACCGGTGGCGAGGTGCTCCCCCGCTTCGACCTCACGCTGCCCGCGGGACAGACGGTCGCCGTGGTCGGCTCCACGGGCGCCGGGAAGTCGACGCTGGCCAAGCTCCTGGCCCGCTTCTACGACCCCTCGGCGGGCCGGGTCCTGCTCGACGGCGTCGACCTGCGCGACCTGGGCACGGCCGAACTGCGGCGGGGTGTGGTGATGGTGACCCAGGAGGCGTTCCTGTTCTCCGGCACGGTCGCCGAGAACATCGCGATCGGCCGGCCCGAGGCGAGCCGCGAGGAGATCGAGCACGCGGCGAAGGCGATCGGCGCGCACGACTTCATCACGGCGCTCCCGGACGGCTACGACACGGATGTACGCAAACGCGGGGGTCGAATTTCGGCCGGGCAGCGACAGTTGGTCGCGTTCGCACGCGCGCTGCTCGCCGACCCGGCGGTCCTGATCCTCGACGAGGCGACGAGCTCTCTGGACATCCCCGGCGAGCGGGCGGTGCAGCGCGCGATGCTCACGGTGCTACGCGGCCGTACCGCGGTCGTCATCGCGCACCGGCTGTCGACGGTGGAGATCGCCGACCGTGTTCTGGTCATGGAACACGGGCGGATCGCCGAGGACGGCACACCGGACCAACTGATCTGCGGTACAGGAGCGTTCGCCGATCTGCATCGTGCCTGGCGGGAGAGCGTGGTCGGCTGA
- a CDS encoding ABC transporter ATP-binding protein, with protein sequence MPTTHAPATDPDQLVPAAEQSAVRTLLRLWPYVRPVRARWAGAATVAVVASCLSLVFPIVLKWIVDGPVTDHDPGGVWLGAGALLALGVAEALLFGLRRWLVARPLASVEAAMRGDLYRHLQRLPVAFHDRWASGQLLSRGTTDLMVVRMFLAFPLTFLIVNGVTIVAGFVLLIAQDWGLGLVLLAPALPLMVLCYRFESKYASAARRAQDQVGDLTTVVEESVLGIRIIKGFGRHRSQARAFRDLSRTLRGTELTKARLLAGILGVITLLPEMALGAALVLGSVQVADGKLSAGTLVAFLSTALALRWPIDSIGFLLAMSQEAATATRRFFEVMDEPEESEGGSAAGTPATEDGAGGLRFEGVRFRYPDAPDASEPVLERIDLHVRSGETMALVGATGSGKTTLTALVPRLHELTGGRITLDGRDIQSMEREELRTLVSVAFEEPTLFSASVAENVLMGAVDADAAQLDRALGVAQAGFVKSLPDAAGTQVGEQGLSLSGGQRQRLALARAVVGSPRFLVLDDPLSALDVHTEALVEAALREVLAASTALVVAHRPSTVLLADRVALLSGGRITAVGTHQELLRANAEYRHLMSGADLESEDDGPHGPEGKGTR encoded by the coding sequence ATGCCCACTACACATGCACCGGCCACGGATCCCGACCAACTCGTCCCGGCGGCAGAGCAGTCCGCCGTGCGCACACTGCTGCGCCTGTGGCCGTACGTACGGCCGGTGCGGGCGCGCTGGGCGGGAGCGGCGACGGTCGCCGTGGTCGCCTCCTGTCTGTCACTCGTCTTCCCCATAGTCCTGAAGTGGATCGTGGACGGGCCGGTCACGGACCACGACCCGGGCGGGGTGTGGCTGGGCGCGGGCGCACTGCTGGCCCTCGGGGTCGCCGAGGCGCTGCTCTTCGGGCTGAGACGGTGGCTGGTGGCGCGGCCGCTGGCGAGCGTCGAGGCGGCCATGCGGGGGGATCTGTACCGGCATCTCCAGCGGCTGCCCGTCGCGTTCCACGACCGGTGGGCCTCGGGCCAGTTGCTGTCACGCGGGACGACCGACCTCATGGTCGTACGCATGTTCCTGGCCTTTCCGCTGACGTTCCTGATCGTCAACGGCGTGACGATCGTCGCCGGGTTCGTGCTGCTCATCGCGCAGGACTGGGGGCTCGGCCTCGTCCTGCTGGCGCCCGCGCTGCCGCTGATGGTGCTCTGCTACCGCTTCGAGTCGAAGTACGCGTCGGCCGCGCGCCGCGCCCAGGACCAGGTAGGGGATCTGACCACGGTGGTCGAGGAGTCCGTTCTCGGGATCCGGATCATCAAGGGGTTCGGGCGGCACCGCAGCCAGGCGCGGGCCTTCCGTGACCTGTCGCGCACGCTGCGCGGGACCGAGCTCACCAAGGCGCGGCTGCTGGCGGGGATCCTCGGCGTCATCACGCTGCTGCCGGAGATGGCGCTCGGGGCCGCGCTGGTGCTCGGGTCCGTGCAGGTCGCGGACGGGAAGCTGTCCGCGGGAACGCTGGTGGCCTTCCTGTCGACGGCCCTCGCGCTGCGCTGGCCGATCGACTCCATCGGGTTCCTGCTCGCCATGAGCCAGGAGGCGGCGACGGCGACCCGGCGGTTCTTCGAGGTCATGGACGAGCCGGAGGAGAGCGAGGGGGGCTCGGCGGCGGGCACCCCCGCGACGGAGGACGGTGCGGGCGGGCTGCGGTTCGAAGGGGTCCGCTTCCGGTACCCGGACGCCCCCGACGCGTCCGAGCCCGTCCTGGAGCGGATCGACCTGCATGTGCGGTCCGGGGAGACCATGGCGCTCGTCGGGGCGACCGGCAGCGGCAAGACGACCCTGACCGCGCTCGTGCCCAGGCTGCACGAGCTCACCGGCGGGCGGATCACGCTCGACGGGCGGGACATCCAATCCATGGAGCGCGAGGAGTTGCGCACCCTCGTCTCCGTGGCCTTCGAGGAGCCGACGCTGTTCTCGGCGTCCGTCGCGGAGAACGTGCTGATGGGTGCGGTCGACGCGGACGCCGCGCAGCTCGACCGGGCGCTCGGCGTCGCGCAGGCCGGGTTCGTGAAGTCGCTGCCGGACGCGGCCGGCACGCAGGTCGGCGAGCAAGGGCTCAGCCTCTCCGGCGGGCAGCGGCAGCGGCTCGCGCTCGCCCGCGCGGTCGTGGGAAGCCCGCGCTTCCTCGTGCTCGACGACCCGCTGTCCGCGCTCGACGTCCACACGGAGGCCCTGGTGGAGGCAGCCCTGCGGGAGGTGCTCGCCGCGAGCACGGCGCTCGTCGTCGCGCACCGGCCGTCGACGGTGCTGCTCGCCGACCGCGTCGCCCTCCTGTCGGGCGGGCGGATCACCGCCGTGGGCACGCACCAGGAACTGCTGCGCGCGAACGCGGAGTACCGGCATCTCATGTCCGGTGCCGACCTGGAGAGCGAAGACGACGGGCCGCACGGGCCGGAGGGGAAGGGCACGCGATGA
- a CDS encoding ABC transporter ATP-binding protein, producing the protein MTTTHSAVRGDRPLIEVAGLRKVYAGRAVVDDLSFTVGEGEIFGILGPNGAGKTTAVECVEGLRVPDAGRVRVAGLDPVADHDRVTEILGAQLQESELQAKLTVREALELYASFYPNPADWRPLAERLRLTDKLGTRFAKLSGGQKQRLFIALALIGNPRVVVLDELTTGLDPRARRDTWQLIEDVRDSGVTVLLVTHFMEEAQRLCDRIAVIDKGRIAALDTPAGLISRAAGSTVMSFTPSAPLDEEVLRGLPALASVEHRDGRVTLGGTDETVNAVITLLARHHITAHQLRVSDATLDDAFLDLTGATQS; encoded by the coding sequence ATGACGACGACACACAGCGCAGTGCGGGGCGACAGGCCCCTGATCGAGGTCGCCGGGCTCCGCAAGGTCTATGCCGGGCGGGCCGTCGTCGACGACCTCTCGTTCACCGTCGGGGAGGGCGAGATCTTCGGCATCCTCGGCCCGAACGGCGCCGGCAAGACGACCGCGGTCGAGTGCGTCGAGGGGCTGCGCGTCCCCGACGCCGGCCGCGTCCGCGTCGCGGGCCTCGACCCCGTCGCCGACCACGACCGTGTCACCGAGATCCTCGGCGCCCAGCTCCAGGAGAGCGAACTCCAGGCGAAACTCACCGTCCGCGAGGCGCTCGAACTGTACGCGTCGTTCTACCCGAACCCCGCCGACTGGCGACCCCTGGCCGAGCGCCTGCGCCTCACGGACAAGCTCGGCACCCGGTTCGCGAAGCTCAGCGGTGGCCAGAAGCAGCGCCTGTTCATCGCGCTCGCGCTGATCGGGAACCCGCGGGTCGTCGTCCTCGACGAGCTGACCACCGGCCTCGACCCGCGCGCCCGCCGCGACACCTGGCAGCTCATCGAGGACGTCCGCGACAGCGGCGTCACCGTCCTGCTCGTCACGCACTTCATGGAGGAGGCACAGCGCCTCTGCGACCGGATCGCCGTGATCGACAAGGGCAGGATCGCCGCGCTCGACACCCCGGCGGGCCTCATCAGCCGGGCCGCGGGGTCCACCGTCATGTCGTTCACGCCGTCCGCGCCCCTCGACGAGGAGGTGCTGCGGGGTCTGCCCGCGCTCGCGTCCGTGGAGCACCGGGACGGCCGCGTCACCCTGGGCGGCACCGACGAGACGGTCAACGCCGTCATCACGCTGCTCGCCCGCCACCACATCACGGCCCACCAACTCCGCGTGTCCGACGCCACGTTGGACGACGCGTTCCTGGACCTGACGGGAGCCACCCAGTCATGA
- a CDS encoding ABC transporter permease, producing MSAITATPVRGRGANSAVLRSEVRLFLREPGSLFGVMVFPPALLVILGSIPAFREADSGPAGLRLIDAYVPITVLLPMIVAGLQAMAPVIAGYRERGILRRMSTTPVQPPALLGAQMTIHGVAALTSSLLSLAIGRLAFDVKLPQQAFGYLLALLLSVVVALSLGALVSARARTAKVASAIGSTVFFPSMFCAGVWLPVQSMPTALANVVELTPFGAAAQAMNQAAAGDWPSWSHLAVLAAWAVVLTAASARWFRWE from the coding sequence ATGAGCGCCATCACCGCCACCCCTGTCCGCGGCCGCGGAGCCAACTCCGCCGTCCTCAGGAGCGAGGTCCGCCTCTTCCTGCGCGAACCCGGCAGCCTCTTCGGAGTCATGGTCTTCCCGCCGGCCCTGCTCGTGATCCTCGGCTCCATCCCCGCGTTCCGGGAGGCCGACTCGGGCCCGGCCGGACTGCGCCTCATCGACGCGTACGTCCCCATCACCGTGCTGCTCCCGATGATCGTCGCGGGTCTGCAGGCGATGGCGCCGGTCATCGCCGGCTACCGGGAGCGGGGCATCCTGCGCCGCATGTCGACCACGCCCGTGCAGCCGCCCGCGCTGCTCGGCGCGCAGATGACCATCCACGGCGTCGCCGCGCTCACCTCGTCGCTGCTCTCGCTCGCCATCGGGCGGCTCGCGTTCGACGTGAAGCTGCCGCAGCAGGCCTTCGGGTATCTGCTCGCCCTGCTGCTGTCCGTCGTCGTCGCTCTGTCGCTCGGCGCGCTGGTCTCCGCCCGCGCCCGCACCGCGAAGGTCGCGAGCGCCATCGGCTCCACCGTGTTCTTCCCGAGCATGTTCTGCGCCGGGGTGTGGCTGCCGGTGCAGTCGATGCCGACGGCCCTGGCGAACGTCGTCGAGCTCACGCCGTTCGGCGCCGCGGCCCAGGCCATGAACCAGGCCGCGGCCGGTGACTGGCCGTCCTGGTCCCACCTGGCCGTGCTCGCCGCGTGGGCCGTGGTCCTGACCGCGGCGTCCGCGCGCTGGTTCCGCTGGGAGTGA
- a CDS encoding sensor histidine kinase: MDTTIRQRWAMFHRYGPYALLAFSIPLVLATSDIAGMGRERFQWYLAGGLVAAALLLESVWGRRALRHPGPSATGAGYYTVRWAIAFVLAWLNPFFVFYAVIGYFSADRLLPRRFVRTGLFATAVVMAGSEAGGFPPKGPLTWAVFGALLAVNMGLVSVMMHINVKEEERNRVQAETIAELERTNKALQDAMAENAALHTQLLVQAREAGVADERRRLAAEIHDTIAQGLTGIIAQLQVVAGTPDPEQARQHLDRAADLARHSLGEARRSVHNLSPAALENASLSEALKKTVTEWSRRTGVRAEFTVTGTTEQLHDEIEATLLRIAEEALSNAARHAHAGRLGVTLSYMAGEVTLDVRDDGRGFDPLERPARTGTGGFGLDGMRARAERIAGALTVESEPGGGTAVSARVPLVRHDQ; this comes from the coding sequence ATGGACACCACCATCCGGCAGCGGTGGGCCATGTTCCACCGCTACGGCCCCTACGCCCTGCTGGCCTTCAGCATCCCCTTGGTCCTGGCGACGTCGGACATCGCCGGCATGGGCCGGGAGCGGTTCCAGTGGTATCTCGCCGGCGGCCTCGTCGCGGCGGCCCTGCTCCTGGAGAGTGTGTGGGGCAGGCGGGCACTGCGCCACCCCGGCCCGTCCGCGACGGGCGCCGGCTACTACACGGTGCGCTGGGCCATCGCCTTCGTCCTGGCCTGGCTCAACCCGTTCTTCGTGTTCTACGCCGTCATCGGCTACTTCAGCGCCGACCGGCTGCTGCCGCGCCGGTTCGTGCGCACCGGACTGTTCGCCACCGCCGTCGTCATGGCCGGCTCCGAGGCCGGCGGGTTCCCGCCGAAGGGCCCGCTCACCTGGGCCGTCTTCGGTGCGCTGCTCGCCGTGAACATGGGTCTCGTCTCCGTCATGATGCACATCAACGTCAAGGAGGAGGAGCGCAACCGCGTCCAGGCAGAGACCATCGCCGAACTGGAGCGCACGAACAAGGCCCTCCAGGACGCCATGGCGGAGAACGCCGCCCTGCACACCCAACTCCTCGTCCAGGCAAGGGAAGCCGGCGTCGCCGACGAGCGCCGCCGGCTCGCCGCCGAGATCCACGACACCATCGCGCAGGGCCTGACCGGGATCATCGCCCAGCTCCAGGTCGTCGCGGGCACCCCCGACCCGGAACAGGCCCGTCAGCACCTCGACCGCGCCGCCGACCTCGCCCGGCACAGCCTCGGCGAGGCCCGCCGCTCCGTGCACAACCTCTCCCCGGCGGCCCTGGAGAACGCCTCCCTGTCCGAGGCGCTGAAGAAGACCGTCACCGAGTGGTCCCGGCGCACCGGCGTACGCGCCGAGTTCACCGTCACCGGCACCACCGAGCAGCTGCACGACGAGATCGAGGCGACCCTCCTGCGCATCGCCGAGGAGGCCCTGTCGAACGCGGCCCGGCACGCCCACGCCGGACGGCTCGGCGTCACGCTGTCCTACATGGCGGGCGAGGTCACCCTCGACGTACGCGACGACGGCCGCGGCTTCGATCCTCTGGAGCGGCCCGCCCGCACCGGCACCGGCGGGTTCGGCCTCGACGGGATGCGGGCCAGGGCCGAACGCATCGCGGGCGCGCTGACGGTGGAGTCGGAGCCCGGCGGCGGCACGGCCGTCTCGGCTCGCGTACCGTTGGTCCGCCATGACCAGTGA
- a CDS encoding response regulator: MTSDSLISLLIVDDHPVVRDGLRGMFESADDFTVLGEASNGVEAVELTARLDPDVVLMDLRMPGGNGVDAIKELTRRGARSRVLVLTTYDTDSDTLPAIEAGATGYLLKDAPREELFTAVRAAADGRTVLSPAVASRLVTAVRTPAAPADEPLSAREREVLALVAKGTSNKEIARVLFISEATVKTHLTHVYGKLGVKDRAAAVAVAYDRKILG, translated from the coding sequence ATGACCAGTGACTCCCTCATCTCCCTGCTGATCGTCGACGACCACCCCGTCGTACGGGACGGCCTGCGCGGCATGTTCGAGTCGGCCGACGACTTCACGGTCCTCGGCGAGGCGTCGAACGGCGTCGAGGCCGTCGAACTGACCGCCCGCCTCGACCCGGACGTCGTCCTCATGGACCTGCGCATGCCCGGCGGCAACGGCGTGGACGCCATCAAGGAACTCACCCGCCGAGGCGCCCGCTCCCGCGTCCTCGTCCTGACCACGTACGACACGGACTCGGACACGCTGCCCGCGATCGAGGCGGGCGCCACCGGCTACCTCCTCAAGGACGCCCCGCGCGAGGAGCTGTTCACGGCCGTACGCGCCGCCGCCGACGGCCGCACCGTGCTGTCCCCGGCGGTCGCCTCCCGCCTGGTCACCGCGGTCCGCACCCCGGCCGCCCCCGCCGACGAACCCCTCTCGGCCCGGGAGCGCGAGGTGCTCGCCCTGGTCGCCAAGGGCACGTCGAACAAGGAGATCGCCCGTGTCCTGTTCATCAGCGAGGCGACGGTGAAGACCCATCTCACCCACGTGTACGGCAAGTTGGGCGTGAAGGACCGCGCGGCGGCGGTCGCCGTGGCGTACGACCGGAAGATCCTCGGCTAA
- the glgX gene encoding glycogen debranching protein GlgX encodes MASAPEQEAPQDALVERPAGLPQARSATGRRGRRTRERPPPVEPVWPGAPTPLGARFRVGPDGTAGTNFALWAGGAESVDLCLFDDAGRERRAPLTELTHEIWHGFVPDVLPGQRYGFRVHGRWDPWTGARWNPAKLLLDPYARAVDGDFVLPPEVYGHVRDWPEQHVADTVRDDRDSAPYVPKGVVVHDDAPDDEWTDDRRPKTPWADSVIYELHVKGFTQRHPGIPEELRGTYAGLAHPAAVEHLVKLGVTAVELLPVHQFAHEDHLLRRGLRNYWGYNSIGYFAPHAAYAASGTGGQQVGEFKRMVRALHEAGIEVILDVVYNHTAEAGELGPTLSLKGIDNRGYYRLQDDARRYADYTGCGNTLHVVQPHVLRLLTDSLRYWVTEMGVDGFRFDLAAALARSMHDVDMLSPFLAVIAQDPVLRRVKLIAEPWDVGSGGYQVGAFPPLWTEWNDRYRNAVRDFWRGALPDVRDLGYRLSGSSDLYAWGGRRPYASVNFVTAHDGFTLRDLVSYGHKHNEANGEGNRDGTDDNRAWNCGAEGETADEGVLALRRRQLRNLVTTLLLSTGVPMLVAGDELGRTQGGNNNAYCQDNEISWVDWSLLEEPGWRALFDLTSRLIALRHAHPVLRRRAFFSGRAHSADGLRDLAWFTAGGTEMTERDWYAPAATLGMYLSGRDIPGRDALGTPVTDDSFLAVLHAGDRPESCVLPGGPWARAYEVVVDTSLEEQQDTPAVTHAAGAVITVPGRTVLLLRVLPSDAGEDRP; translated from the coding sequence GTGGCGAGCGCACCCGAGCAGGAGGCACCACAGGATGCCCTGGTGGAACGGCCCGCGGGGCTTCCGCAGGCGCGCTCCGCGACCGGACGGAGGGGCCGCCGCACGAGAGAGAGGCCGCCGCCCGTCGAGCCGGTGTGGCCCGGCGCCCCGACCCCGCTGGGCGCGCGCTTCCGGGTGGGACCGGACGGCACGGCGGGCACCAACTTCGCGCTCTGGGCGGGCGGCGCGGAGTCGGTCGACCTCTGCCTCTTCGACGACGCGGGCCGCGAGCGGCGCGCCCCGCTGACCGAGCTGACCCACGAGATCTGGCACGGCTTCGTACCGGACGTGCTGCCGGGGCAGCGGTACGGGTTCCGGGTGCACGGCCGCTGGGACCCGTGGACGGGCGCGCGCTGGAACCCGGCGAAACTGCTCCTCGACCCGTACGCGCGGGCCGTGGACGGGGACTTCGTGCTGCCGCCCGAGGTCTACGGCCATGTGCGTGACTGGCCCGAGCAGCATGTGGCAGACACCGTGCGCGACGACCGGGACTCGGCCCCGTACGTCCCCAAGGGGGTGGTCGTGCACGACGACGCACCCGACGACGAGTGGACGGACGACCGGCGGCCGAAGACGCCGTGGGCGGATTCGGTGATCTACGAACTGCATGTGAAGGGGTTCACCCAGCGGCACCCGGGGATCCCCGAGGAGCTGCGGGGGACGTACGCGGGGCTCGCGCATCCCGCGGCCGTGGAGCATCTGGTGAAGCTGGGGGTGACGGCGGTCGAGCTGCTTCCCGTGCACCAGTTCGCCCATGAGGACCACCTGCTGAGGCGGGGCCTGCGCAACTACTGGGGCTACAACTCCATCGGCTACTTCGCCCCGCACGCGGCGTACGCGGCGTCGGGGACGGGCGGGCAGCAGGTCGGCGAGTTCAAGCGGATGGTGCGGGCGCTGCACGAGGCCGGTATCGAGGTCATTCTCGACGTGGTCTACAACCACACGGCGGAGGCGGGCGAGCTCGGCCCGACGCTTTCCCTGAAGGGCATCGACAACCGCGGCTACTACCGCCTCCAGGACGACGCGCGCCGGTACGCGGACTACACGGGCTGCGGCAACACCCTGCACGTCGTGCAGCCGCACGTGCTGCGCCTGCTCACCGACTCCCTGCGCTACTGGGTGACGGAGATGGGCGTGGACGGCTTCCGCTTCGACCTGGCGGCGGCACTGGCCCGCTCGATGCACGACGTGGACATGCTGTCGCCGTTCCTCGCGGTGATCGCGCAGGACCCGGTCCTGCGGCGGGTGAAGCTGATCGCGGAGCCCTGGGACGTGGGCTCGGGCGGCTACCAGGTCGGCGCCTTCCCACCTCTGTGGACCGAGTGGAACGACCGCTACCGCAATGCCGTACGGGACTTCTGGCGCGGCGCCCTGCCCGATGTGCGGGACCTGGGCTACCGCCTGTCCGGGTCGAGCGACCTCTACGCGTGGGGCGGGCGCCGCCCGTACGCGTCGGTCAACTTCGTCACCGCCCACGACGGGTTCACGCTGCGCGACCTGGTGTCGTACGGCCACAAGCACAACGAGGCCAACGGCGAGGGCAACCGCGACGGCACCGACGACAACCGGGCCTGGAACTGCGGCGCGGAGGGCGAGACGGCGGACGAGGGCGTACTCGCCCTGCGCAGGCGACAGCTGAGGAATCTGGTGACGACGCTGCTGCTGTCCACCGGGGTGCCGATGCTCGTCGCCGGTGACGAGCTGGGGCGCACGCAGGGCGGCAACAACAACGCGTACTGCCAGGACAACGAGATCAGCTGGGTGGACTGGTCGCTCCTCGAAGAGCCGGGCTGGCGGGCCCTGTTCGACCTCACGTCGCGGCTGATCGCCCTGCGGCACGCCCATCCGGTGCTGCGGCGGCGCGCGTTCTTCTCGGGGCGCGCGCACTCGGCGGACGGGCTGCGGGACCTCGCGTGGTTCACGGCCGGCGGCACGGAGATGACGGAGCGGGACTGGTACGCGCCCGCGGCCACCCTCGGGATGTACCTCTCCGGGCGCGACATCCCGGGCCGCGACGCACTGGGCACGCCCGTCACGGACGACAGCTTCCTCGCGGTCCTGCACGCCGGGGACCGGCCGGAGAGCTGTGTCCTGCCCGGCGGACCGTGGGCACGGGCGTACGAGGTCGTGGTCGACACGTCGCTGGAGGAGCAGCAGGACACACCGGCGGTGACGCACGCGGCGGGGGCCGTCATCACCGTGCCCGGGCGCACGGTCCTGCTGCTGCGGGTGCTCCCCTCGGACGCCGGGGAGGACCGCCCTTAG
- a CDS encoding L,D-transpeptidase — translation MRNAGATLAAVLTWAVVLTGVTGCTAAEDLLGKPGSPEEAIKVVPADGTKNVAADRPIEVKVPDGRLQTVKVVKLQDGEEAPVRGRIDEDGTRWRPTGEKQLSLAAKYTVDVVARDEDGHRSARHTTFTTSVPAKRFVGYVTPEDRSTVGTGMIVSLEFNRAIANRAAVERAIHITTKPAVEVAPHWFGKTRLDFRPRDYWKPGTKVTVDLGLRDVQSAPGVYGVQHKKIAFTIGRSQTSVVDADEDTMEVRRDGELVDTIPITAGAAKTPTYNGKMVVSEMLEMTRMDSRTVGFGGEYNVPDVPHAIRLTTSGTFLHGNYWTSDAFGDRNISHGCIGLADERGGSSDSPAGWFFDRTLVGDVIEVVNSKDKVVAPDNGLSGWNMNWKDWKAGTAAR, via the coding sequence GTGAGAAACGCAGGGGCCACCCTGGCCGCCGTACTGACCTGGGCGGTGGTGCTGACCGGAGTCACCGGATGCACCGCCGCGGAGGATCTGCTCGGCAAGCCGGGGTCCCCCGAGGAAGCGATCAAGGTCGTCCCGGCCGACGGGACCAAGAACGTAGCGGCCGACCGGCCGATCGAGGTGAAGGTGCCGGACGGGCGCCTGCAAACGGTCAAGGTCGTGAAGCTCCAGGACGGGGAGGAGGCTCCGGTCCGCGGCCGGATCGACGAAGACGGCACGCGATGGCGGCCGACCGGAGAAAAGCAGCTCTCCCTCGCCGCCAAGTACACCGTGGACGTGGTCGCGCGCGACGAGGACGGTCACCGCTCGGCCCGCCACACCACGTTCACGACGTCCGTCCCCGCCAAGCGGTTCGTCGGCTACGTCACGCCGGAGGACCGGTCCACCGTCGGCACCGGCATGATCGTCTCGCTCGAGTTCAACAGGGCCATCGCGAACCGGGCCGCCGTCGAACGCGCCATCCACATCACGACGAAGCCCGCCGTGGAGGTCGCCCCGCACTGGTTCGGCAAGACCCGCCTCGACTTCCGGCCGCGCGACTACTGGAAGCCGGGCACGAAGGTCACCGTCGATCTGGGGCTGCGCGACGTGCAGTCGGCCCCCGGTGTGTACGGCGTGCAGCACAAGAAGATCGCCTTCACCATCGGTCGCAGCCAGACCAGCGTGGTGGACGCGGACGAGGACACCATGGAGGTGCGCCGCGACGGCGAACTCGTCGACACCATCCCCATCACCGCCGGGGCGGCCAAGACTCCCACGTACAACGGGAAGATGGTCGTCAGCGAGATGCTCGAGATGACCCGGATGGACAGCCGCACCGTCGGGTTCGGCGGCGAGTACAACGTCCCCGACGTGCCGCACGCCATCCGGCTGACGACATCCGGAACGTTCCTGCACGGCAACTACTGGACATCGGACGCCTTCGGTGACCGCAACATCAGCCACGGCTGCATCGGGCTGGCCGATGAGAGGGGCGGCAGCTCGGATTCGCCCGCGGGTTGGTTCTTCGACCGCACCCTCGTCGGGGACGTCATCGAAGTGGTCAACAGCAAGGACAAGGTGGTCGCCCCCGACAACGGCCTCAGCGGCTGGAACATGAACTGGAAGGACTGGAAGGCGGGCACGGCAGCGCGCTGA